CCGCCCGCCGTATCGCCACCGTTGAACAGCACGCCCACACCCAGACCGAGCTGACCGTGCAGGACGTCGTCGCCCTGGGCCGCATCCCGCACCGCCGCGCCTGGACCCCGCCGACGGCGGCCGACGCCGCGGCCGTCACTGAAGCACTGGCCCGCACCGGACTGACCGACCGGGCCGCCCAGTCCTGGCACACCCTCTCCGGCGGTGAACGCCAACGCACCCAGATCGCCCGCGCGCTCGCCCAGGAACCCCGCGAACTCCTCCTCGACGAACCCACCAATCACCTGGACATCCAGCACCAGTTGGACCTGCTGGCGCTCGTCGTGAGCCTGCCGGTCACCACGGTGATCGCCCTGCACGACCTCAACCTCGCCGCGATGTACTGCGACCGCCTGCTCGTCCTGCGCGAGGGCCGCGCCATCGCGGAGGGCACCCCGGCCGAGGTCCTGACACCCGCCCTCATCGAGCGGGTCTACGGCGTCCGCGCCGAGGTCACCCACGAACCCGGCCACCCCGCGATCCGCTTCCTGCGCCCCGCCGCCCCGGCTCCGCCGAACCCGAAGAGGGGCGTGACGGGTGAGGTCCCGACAGCGAACTGAATCAGTGGCCACGGAGCAAACCTCCACCGCAACGGCACCGTGCCGCGTTGCCGTCTGCCGGGACTGCCGCTGTGGAACCCGAGGATCATCAGCGTGGATGCCGCACCCCTCCTGGATCCGCCAAGTAGCGGGTCACACGAGGTGTGGCGGTCACCTCGTGTCAAGTCCCGGTCCCGATGCGACTCATCAACGGCAGCCGGTCCCAACTTGAACGCGACAGGGCTCCGGTGTCGTCGCACGATCACGGACCGGACGTCCTGCGACTACGCCGAAGCTCCTTGACCGGGGATCCGGTTGATCCCTCAGCGTGATGGACGAAAGTGCAGGGCAGCGAATGGGGTGTGGGTGCCGTAGTCACTTCGGGGCGCAGGGCTCAGCCCTCGGAGGCGTTCCACAGGTCGCTGAGTTCCGCCCAGTCCGGAGCCGGGCTCTGCAACGCGGTGTGCCCGTCAGTGGTCGACGTGCGCAGTCCGGCGAGGACCAGGTCCAGGTACCGCAGGTGGAGCGTGGTGGCGCGTTCGTCGGTGACGGGGATCCGCGCGGTGAGGTGTTCGAGCAGCAAGGGGACGTCGGCGGAGGTGAAGTCGGCACGCAGTACGCCTGCGCGGTGGGCGCCGTCCACCAGGTCGTCGAGGGCGGCCCGGAGCAGGCGTGAGGCGGCCGCGATCTCGTCGGTGGCCGGCAGCCGGCCGCCGAGCAGCGGGAGCAGCGGGCCGACTGCACCCTGGGCCGAAAGCGCGTTCCGCAGGAAGCGGGTGAAGGCCGCCCAGGGGTCCGACTCCTCGGCGAGGGCTGTGCGGGCCTGGGCGACGAGCTGCTCCATCCCCATGACGCGCATCCGCTGGGCCAGCAGTTCCTTGCTGGGATAGCGGCGGTAGAGGCTGCCCATGCCGATGCCGGCCCGGCGGGCGATCTCCGAGACGGGGGCGTCCCAGCCGAGCTCGGCGAAGACTTCGCGCGCAGCCTGCATGAGGCGGGCGTCGTTGCGGTCTGCCTCCCGCCGACGGCCGCGGGGTCTGCCGGTCTGCGTGTCACCCATGGACAGGCATTCTCCTCTACCGGCGTGCCACGCCGTACCCACCGTCGACGGTGAGCACCTCGCCGGTGACGAAGCCGGCCTCCTCGCCGACGAGCATCGCGATGAGCCCAGCCACGTCCTGCGGCTCCGCGACACGGCCCAGGGGGGTGTTCTCCGCCAGCCGCCGCTGGAACTCCTGCGGCATGCACGCGCTGCTATCGGTGCGGACAAAACCCGGCGCCACGACGTTGACGTTGATGCCGAGCGGACCGGCCTCGTAGGCAACGAAGCGCGCGAAGGTGTTGAGGGCGGCCTTGGCGGTGCCATGGGCGGCCATGCCGGGGGCGGGCGGGCCGTCGGCCACGGCGCTGGAGACATACACGATGCGGCCCTGGCCCTGGGTGCCCATCAGCCCCAGTGCCCCCTGGGTGAGCGTGTAGACGGATGCCAGCTCGTCCGTCACCTTCGTCCTGAAGTCGTCCCAGGCGAGGGCGCGAACCGGGGTGGGAATGAAGCGGGCGCCGGCGTTGCAGACAAGAACGTCCAAGCGCCCGTCGACCGCGGAGCGCTCCAGCAGTTCGGCAGCCTGGGTGGGGTCGTACACGTCGGCCTGTACGGCGAAGGCTTCCCCGCCGTCGGCCTTGATGCCCTTGACCACCTGGTCGGCTGCCTCACGGTTCGAGAAGTAGTTGACAGCCACGCGGTAGCCGCGAGCCGCCAGTTCCCGCGACGTGGCAGCGCCGATTCCCCGACTGCCGCCGGTCACCAGGGCCGTCGGCTGGGTCGTGGTGTTCATGTGTCCTCCTGAGTCGGCGTGATTCGTCTCCAACCTATCCGAGCGGAGCGGAGCGCTCCGCTCAAAAAATTACCCACGAGGGGGAATCGGCCCCTCCGGCACCGCGTTGACTACCGACATGAGCGAAGCAGTAGTAGCGCGTGCCTATGGTGGTCCCGAGGTGCTGTCGGTGACCGATGTCGCCGTGGCGGAGCCCGGGCCGGGTCAGGTGCGCATCGAGGTCCGTGCCGCCGGCGTCAACCCTTTTGATCACAAGATGTACAGCGGCGCCTTCGGAACCGATCCGGCGAACCTTCCGATGCGGCTCGGTGCCGAAGCGGCCGGTGTGGTGACCGCTGTCGGTGCCGACGCGACCGGCCCCGCCGGTCCGATCCGGATCGGCGACGAGGTGATCGCGTACCGAGCGCCCGGCGCGTACGCCGCCGAACTCGTCGTCCCGGCGTCCGCAGTGGTGCCCAAACC
This is a stretch of genomic DNA from Streptomyces sp. NBC_00285. It encodes these proteins:
- a CDS encoding ABC transporter ATP-binding protein, whose amino-acid sequence is MISLHTDRVVRHLADKVVVDDVTLTLRPGETVGLLGPNGSGKSTLLRLLAGVLAPTAGVVTLDGRPLAEVGRRATARRIATVEQHAHTQTELTVQDVVALGRIPHRRAWTPPTAADAAAVTEALARTGLTDRAAQSWHTLSGGERQRTQIARALAQEPRELLLDEPTNHLDIQHQLDLLALVVSLPVTTVIALHDLNLAAMYCDRLLVLREGRAIAEGTPAEVLTPALIERVYGVRAEVTHEPGHPAIRFLRPAAPAPPNPKRGVTGEVPTAN
- a CDS encoding TetR/AcrR family transcriptional regulator, producing the protein MGDTQTGRPRGRRREADRNDARLMQAAREVFAELGWDAPVSEIARRAGIGMGSLYRRYPSKELLAQRMRVMGMEQLVAQARTALAEESDPWAAFTRFLRNALSAQGAVGPLLPLLGGRLPATDEIAAASRLLRAALDDLVDGAHRAGVLRADFTSADVPLLLEHLTARIPVTDERATTLHLRYLDLVLAGLRTSTTDGHTALQSPAPDWAELSDLWNASEG
- a CDS encoding SDR family oxidoreductase, which encodes MNTTTQPTALVTGGSRGIGAATSRELAARGYRVAVNYFSNREAADQVVKGIKADGGEAFAVQADVYDPTQAAELLERSAVDGRLDVLVCNAGARFIPTPVRALAWDDFRTKVTDELASVYTLTQGALGLMGTQGQGRIVYVSSAVADGPPAPGMAAHGTAKAALNTFARFVAYEAGPLGINVNVVAPGFVRTDSSACMPQEFQRRLAENTPLGRVAEPQDVAGLIAMLVGEEAGFVTGEVLTVDGGYGVARR